The Mercurialis annua linkage group LG7, ddMerAnnu1.2, whole genome shotgun sequence genome includes the window ACCTAGCAATGATACTAGCTAGCTGCTATTTATTAAGAAGTTGGCATTCTCAAGGATAAGCAGGTGGTGCAACAGAACCTCCACTGCTAGGATTTGGGACAAATGTATCATCTCCACCTGGAAGGTTCCCCCCACTGGTGCCAGTATATGGCCCGTAGGTAGGAATGTCGAGGTGCGGGAGTGTCTTTCCAAGGAACGGGTGTGCAGGCACTAGAACCCGTCCAATGCCTGGAATAAGGAAGCTGCGGTCAGATTTGAACAAGAACTCGGGCTGTTTCACATCAACATCCTTGGATTTGTCAGGAATCTGGCGTCCTGCCAGTGCTTGCCCGAATATCGCAAGCAAGACAAGGAGAGCGAGAACTGAAAACTTGGTTGTATAAGCCATTGGAGGTATGTGAGTGAACAAAAGCAGAGATAGGTAGGGTTTGTGATGATGAACTAGTAAGGGAGTTGCACTTATATACTGCAGAATGCCTACTGAGTTTGGTAAGCACTAGGCGGTGATTTAGTGGCATGGATGTTTGTTTGGTTTGATACATACACTGCATTAATGCAGAGAGCATGGAGAGGGAGATAGAGAGGTAGTATTTAATAGGCTAATCTTTTTTAAGTGTGGTAAATGAATGTTTGCAGCAAATTTAATAGTTTGTTTTCCATTAGAACGACATAGTAATTGTCGATCGAAGTCTAGAGCAAAGATGTTTATGCTTCATTTTCAGTAAAGATTATGTCTCATTCGATGGGGGATCTTTTTAGTTGATAGCTTGATGTGGTAGTTTGATCCGGTGTTAAAAACTGAAACGGTGGCCGACTGGTGTGGTCACCGCTTCACAGTTAGCCACCAGTTCAGCCAGTTGAATAGAAAccaaatatatttatacaatTTTAGAATAAGTctacatatttttaatatatagtataaaaTTCTAACTAATATATGGAACTATATTTTAACTAGTAAATAAAGAACTACATGGTATTTATGGTTTAACCAATTCAATATTATCCGGTTTTTGCATATTTCCGGTTCAAATAAGTTGAGCTGGAAAGTCAGTTTTTAGGAAAGAACTGAACCGGATTGACCTCTGATTTGCAGTCGAACCAGCCAGTTCGATTCGTAAAACACTGGTTTGATATGTGGGTGCTTTAGGTTGTAGGATATTGATCTTAAACTTGATTACGACATGCTGCTTTTCCTTTAAGTTTCTCACAACAACTATTTCGGCCAATGAATCAATGCAAAATTTGTTTGGTATACACACCTCAATCCATGTATACCAACATTTGCGACCCATAAATGCTTTTTCTTCTCTGAAATTAACACAAGACTCACTTTACAAGTGTAATTTGCAATTTGTATTTGCTTTAATGTgatgaaaataaaatgttaCAAGGCAAAAGAAGGGAATGTACTATCTGAATGGAGCAGAAAAATCTaacctttttgaatttttataattttaactaaagcTTTTAAGCTTAGTTTTAGCCAAATTTTAAATGTTCTCAGCGATTTCAATCAATTCGCCCCGGTTGATTTAATAGCGTATGCTTAGCTCAGGTAGTCTCCACACTGTCAAAAAAATTATGCCAATGTGGCAAAGACTAATAGATCAAACTAAAgccttttcaactttttaacaattctaactaaaattttaaaatgtttacaatttTAGCTAAATTTTTTAGTTCATGGATTCCATATCAGCATGAGTTATCGAGAGTATGGATACAGCATAGAATTAGACGCACATTGTTAAATCAACTGGAGCGAATCGATAAAAATGTTGAGAAGGTTCTATATTGaactaaaattgtaaattttttaaaattagacgAAATGTTGAAAAGATTTGAAATTTCTGATTCTTTAGACCTATACAAAAAGTATAAGGATCATTGCCATTCTTTGCACACACCAAATCTAGTCTGTAAATTGATCTGCTTGCTTCTTTACTTTTAACACAAGCAAACTCAGGATTATGACAGCAAATCAGATAATATTACAGAAACTATATTGATTCAGTTCAATTCCTTAATGAAAGCTGTTTTGCTACATTTCTGTGAGGTACAGTAACAAAAGGCTCTAGCCACAGTTTACCAGCTTAAACTTCCAAAATAATGCCCCTAGCCCAAGAAATTCCTTAAATTTAGAGATCATCAAAAGCCAAAACACTACAACTTAGGTCAGCCCCATTTCAGTTTTATAAATACAGCAAAATTATGGGTTTGGTCTTTCCTCAGAAAATCTAGGAAGTTGGACGAGCGAATTCACTCGCGTGACGCCTTCCAAACCCAACCAACTCTGATCTTCACTGGTTACTGTGTCACCGTTTCCATTAACTTCAGCAACTAGTTTTCCGTAACTATCGTTTTCTTCTGATGATCTGACAGTATAATTCCTTTGCAAACATGGCTCCGACTTCTGGCCGTCATCTGATTCAACTGCATTGCCAGAATGATTGCTCTGGATGGTTGCAGAAGAAAAGCCTTGTTCGTCATAATCGGATTCTGAGTCCATTTTCCCATCCAAAAATAAACACACCACTGCACAGTCATCCATCTTCGATGTTGGATACTTTAGCTTCCATTCACGAGCAGCTGAGTCCACCACGATTCTTGCAGCTGATGCCCGCGTTGGAGCCGATGATACAATCTCAACCACTTCTTCATTGCTCAATACATCCCAAACCTGTGGCAACATTACATCAGCAGCTGATACAAAAGGATGATAAGCGGAAAATGATATAATCAACTTTAGACAGGGCGGTGTAACCCTGTGGCTGTGAAATGAATTCAGTTAAACTTGTTAATTTGTTTCTTTGACTATTTTTCATGATagtatcataaaaatataattatatttatttggtATACAGATTAGAGATCATAGCACACAAAAATTTAATCAGTAGACAACAAGCCTTAATcgaaaaattgaaaagatttaTTAGGTAGGATCCTactaaagaaatttaaaatgtttactTACGTACGGAAAAGGTATAATAAGGAAAAGTGAGCCATGAAAATTCGTACCCCATCTGAGGCAAGAACAATAAATTGATCTCTCTCGGTAAGTAGGCGGTGCGAGAATTCAGGTACTGAAATCACCCCATATTCCTTCAAACAGAAGTCTCCAAACGCCCTTGCCATCGCCAAGCCAGGGGCATCATCAAATGGCAACCAAACTCTTGGGACCTCAGGTTCATCTTGCAAAGCAAAAACTCTACCTTTACATCGTTTAATCCTTTCTGCTTCCCCTGCAATAGTTTGGATTAAAAACAAATGCTAGGCTAAGTCAGTCTAAAATATTATCGAAGGAGTTAAGTATGAGTTAAGTATCAGTATCATAGCATATGACTACCTACTTGGCAAATCGGGTTTCAGATCGACAGTTAACTGGATTGCAACAATGGAATCATTGCTGTCCTTAGATCCCATGATGGCACGAGAATCTCCAATATATCCCATGAAAAGATTGGACCCCTTGAAAACCAAAAATGAGTGCAAACAATAAGCACAAAGCTAAAACGATGGAGTACTAAAGCGTCTACAATGGTTCCTCGAATACCTGTTTTACTACAGTAACAGCAGTGCTACCACTACAGAAGCAGTCCAAATTAGGATGAGATCTCAGCTCCTTGTCCATGGCCTTGTACGACTTTAAGAATGCTTCTCTCCATGTAGAATTCAATTTATCTTCAGCTGAGCCATCCTTCTCGCACTCTCCAGCATCCGATTTCTTTGAATTCCCCTTAAAACaggtttgatttgattcattCTGCCCCGACTGAATCGAGTGCAGGAACGATAGTAATTTTATTGGCAGCGCATCCCTTACCTTGCGGGCAACAAGATGGCCATGTGGACCATGACCATCGAAGACACCACAGAAAATCATGTCTTCCGATAAGAAATCCTTCACAGATACAAAGTTCGAATAAGCAACTAACATAAAATGCATCAAATACAAATgtgaaaagaaaatgaaactcACTTCCCACACGACCATTGCATCCTGGTTTATGCCCTTGCGACCCTGCTGCGTAAATATACAAGAAGTTCGACTCTTTCCATTAGTAAACATCCTGTTAGGTATGGAGGGTAAATGTTGCAGTGTAACTGCATGATCAAAGAAGGttgttttagttttcttttGGCCACAAATTCCAATCCCCAAGCAAGGAGCGGGAACTGTCTCTCCATTGCTCCTGCTACTACAAGTACTTCGACTGCTAGTCGAGACACAAGCCCCCATCTGCACAATCTTAGGATGAGGATGGCATCACCAGTTGAAGTAATAGACGAGCTTTTTTTTCCGGGAAGAACAGATCTAAACCCGAAACTCTGAATTTGGCTAAAACAGTTGGTTAAGGAAAAGGTCATATGAACACCAAAGATTCCCACCCATGAAAGCACATGTCATTTTACACCTCAAAATAGAAATGGTATCTTTTAATCCTGGTCAATTGCAATCTGCTGAGGGTTATCTTGATTGATAACAAACCAGCTGCACATATATAATAAGACATTAgttgattgtattttttttatcaaatattcaAACACAGAAAAATGGCTGCAAGCATAGAAAACTCCcaacaaatcaaacaaaaaccaATATAAAAATCCTCCATGTGACCTTGGAGTAGAATATACTTCAAACGGTTGGCCTAATCCTTTGTCATTCATAAGGATTCACGTTGACACATCAGTTTATAGacattataaactaatttaatccacaaaacacaattaaaaattcaaaccaaCAAAGACAGGAAAATCAGGAGCATATAAACTAATGACACACCAACAGAAAACAAGAAAGCTGTCCTGTTTTCTAACAATCAAAGCTTCAAGAATAACATTTTGTCAATTGACTTTCTACAGCTCAAACAATCCATCATCCATATACTTAAGGGCATAAGAGAGATCTACAGCAATAGATCATGTTCTTCcctaactataaaaaaataacaaaaggaATTTAAATGGATGATTCTCAAATTCTCACCTCTATATCACCATGATGAAAAGCCTTAAATCTATGATTGGTTGCCAAGAAAATAACCAAGGAAAATAGAGGAATCTAAAATCCGTTTGCTCAAATATTTCAAACTTTAGCAGAActcataaaagaaaagaaatttgCAAATTTGTAATAAGAGAGATAAAAACTTTGAATTCCCACTACCAAGAAGAAATAAAGCAGAAACAGAAAAGCAGAAAAGGACGAAAAAAGGTATGAATTTGTCAAAATAGAAtcaaaaaatggccaaaaaaGAGAACACAATATGTCAAGTAATTATCATTAATAGAAAAAGGAGCagattttacataaaaaaatagaatagaaaaagttaaaagattagaAATTTAGTATCAAATTTCCATGGCAGAAAACTCAAGAAAACAAATTAAGAGGAAAAATTAGTCTCCCCAAGTAAGAGTTTCGTCATAACAGTTTCAAGAGAAATAAAAGTCTCCATCTTTAGCAGTTTAAGACACAATACTTCATAAAGACAACATAACATTAACCAGGACAACTTCCTTTTTCATTTTCTCagcaaacaaacaaacaagagaaagaaaaaaccTCATTCACACTAAACTAGTGTAAGACTTAAGAGTTCGATTACTTCACTCAAAAGCATTTTactttaaacaaaacaaattaagacaaacacacacacacacaaaaaagAAGATCATCaagacaaaaacaaaaacagttGCTGAAATGAGCTGAAGGATACCTTTGTTTAGCAGAGAATTGAGAGTTTTAAGTATCAGAAGACAAATTAAAAGAGGAAAATAAGTAGAGAAGGTGTAAATGTAAGCTGTGGTGTGTTTGCATTAATTACAAAAGCactctagagagagaaagagtaGAGAGAGAGCCCGTGGCCGGCAGTTAAATCCCGGGCAAATGATGACAGACAAATAAGATGAACGCGCTGACATTAGGCGCGTAACTGATTTTATGGTTGATGGATTAAATTGGGATTAATTGCTTAAACGGTGTCCGAACTTTTTCAAATTGTCATTTTGGTgtatgaactttttttattattattattttaaaattttaaatatgtactccctccgtcccaaaacaatagtctaTTTTCTCCTTTTGACACAgtttaaaaaacacaattaatgtCTAACTTTTCACaacttaattttcattttttcctaTCATatctttattaaatattatgtctaatttattttttaggctAATGGtaataaatgataaatattaaataaggataaaatagaaaaattaacaCTTTAAGTTGTGATTTATAAGAAATGTGACAATTATTTAGgacaaaaaaagagaaaaaagttGACTATTAttttggaacggagggagtattatataAGTGTGTTTTTAATTGATCATAGGGCTACAAAcaagataaaaaattatttttcaatttactaaTATAATTTACCATTTTAATGTTGTATATGTGTGTTTTCACGAGTAGAACCGTGATTGATTTAAGAGGGgccaaattatatataattaaaatttaatagctgtattttaaaaaat containing:
- the LOC126655991 gene encoding putative cell wall protein, with the translated sequence MAYTTKFSVLALLVLLAIFGQALAGRQIPDKSKDVDVKQPEFLFKSDRSFLIPGIGRVLVPAHPFLGKTLPHLDIPTYGPYTGTSGGNLPGGDDTFVPNPSSGGSVAPPAYP
- the LOC126655920 gene encoding probable protein phosphatase 2C 52, which translates into the protein MGACVSTSSRSTCSSRSNGETVPAPCLGIGICGQKKTKTTFFDHAVTLQHLPSIPNRMFTNGKSRTSCIFTQQGRKGINQDAMVVWEDFLSEDMIFCGVFDGHGPHGHLVARKVRDALPIKLLSFLHSIQSGQNESNQTCFKGNSKKSDAGECEKDGSAEDKLNSTWREAFLKSYKAMDKELRSHPNLDCFCSGSTAVTVVKQGSNLFMGYIGDSRAIMGSKDSNDSIVAIQLTVDLKPDLPREAERIKRCKGRVFALQDEPEVPRVWLPFDDAPGLAMARAFGDFCLKEYGVISVPEFSHRLLTERDQFIVLASDGVWDVLSNEEVVEIVSSAPTRASAARIVVDSAAREWKLKYPTSKMDDCAVVCLFLDGKMDSESDYDEQGFSSATIQSNHSGNAVESDDGQKSEPCLQRNYTVRSSEENDSYGKLVAEVNGNGDTVTSEDQSWLGLEGVTRVNSLVQLPRFSEERPNP